TGATATTCAAGTCCAAAAAAGGCAATGCTGCTTACGGTGCACCTTTTAACTTAACCGGCTGGCATCGCTGGTCCCCGGCGAATCAGGAGAACCCGGCTGCGCTTTATGTGTCGGTTCCCTTACGGAATACAGACACTCTCCGTTTCTTGCCGGCATCCCGGTTAATCGGACAAGGTCAATTTTATGCTCAGCCGAAATGACACGGGTTAAAGCAAGCAGCCCTCATCCATGCAATATGCCATGACTGACAAAAGGACGCGGCCCTTAAACGGGCAGCGTCCTTTATATTTTTTCAAAACGGTTTATGGTTGTGCACTCAGCACTCACAAGGGTCTACAGCCATTCCAAAGCATGTTTCGAACCTGACATCGTGCGTAACAGGGAGCAATACGCACGATGTACAAAATGCGACTTCATGAAGGAACGTGCAGCAGCTGCTACTTTGCCCTTTTTTTGCGCTTGGTGGTTACATCTTCTTTCCATAGCGACATGGAGAACGGAATCATGCCGAACCACCTTGTGGTCCAGGATTCCTTCACCTTCGCCTTGCGCCGAACGTCCTTGGGTGTATCTATATAATGAACCACGCGCTCGGTAATGTACTTGATTAAATCATCGCCGCTAGCCATATGAATCAACTCCTTATGGTTTATCCACATCCCAATATCAGTTTGCTCCATTTCGATCGATTCTAGACGCACGTATTTGAACGGCATGATTTTTCCGCTAAATGCACATTCTAATAAAGCCGAAATTTTACGTGAAAGAAGGAATCCATCATGGTTAAGGCAGCAGGGGTGTGGATGCTTCTCTTTACGCTGGCATTCCCGGGTTCTGTCACCGAAGCCTGTCCAGTGAAGAAGCATGCCATGACGCATCCCGCAAGAACCGTTCATCAGACATCGATACAGACAGCCCGGCTTACGTCCGAAACGCCGGAATCCACCCACTCATCGGGTCAGGAAATCGACCAGTCCAAGCTCCGGCACCTGCACCCTTTTGCACATGATGTCGTTCTGATCGATGTGGGTCATGGCGGCATTGACGGCGGTACGTCGTATGGGGACATTCTCGAAAAAGATATCAACCTGGCCATTTCACGCAGAGTGTTCATGCTGCTTCGCAAGGAGGGTTATCATGCCGTGATGAATCGTGATGCCGATTACGCCCTTAGCGACGACAACCGCTGGCACCGAAGCTCCTCCAGACACCGCCGGGATCTGTCGCATCGTAAACAGCTCAGCAGCGAGATTCCGACCAAGCTTGTAGTCAGCATTCATGTGAATTGGGGAAAAAACTCCTCCAAGCGCGGAGGCATCGTCCTGCATCAATCCGAGGGA
Above is a window of Paenibacillus sp. FSL K6-1330 DNA encoding:
- a CDS encoding YqzE family protein, with product MASGDDLIKYITERVVHYIDTPKDVRRKAKVKESWTTRWFGMIPFSMSLWKEDVTTKRKKRAK
- a CDS encoding N-acetylmuramoyl-L-alanine amidase is translated as MVKAAGVWMLLFTLAFPGSVTEACPVKKHAMTHPARTVHQTSIQTARLTSETPESTHSSGQEIDQSKLRHLHPFAHDVVLIDVGHGGIDGGTSYGDILEKDINLAISRRVFMLLRKEGYHAVMNRDADYALSDDNRWHRSSSRHRRDLSHRKQLSSEIPTKLVVSIHVNWGKNSSKRGGIVLHQSEGRSTLLADTIQEQLNLVYRNNNGIMIGKPYYLLNQTQVPAVIVETGFLSNMEDRNLLTSRNGQMQIAEAIADGIIGYLTAL